The stretch of DNA ACTCGCCGACACTCACGACGTCGCCCGAGGGTCCCTCGGCGGTCGGGGGCGGTGCCCGTACGGCACCGTCCCCGGCCCGCCGGCCGCGGCGAGGCTCCGGGCCCGACTGGCGCAAGCGGCTCGAGATCACGATCCTCGCGGGCCCGGCCATCCTGGTGTTCCTGACCTTCGTCATCTTCCCGGTGCTGATGGCGGCGTACTACGGCTTCTACAAGTGGAAGGGCTTCGGCCGGCCCACCAACTTCGTCGGCCTGCACAACTACGTCGTGATCTTCCAGGACCCGACGTTCCACCAGGCCCTGATGCACAACGGCTTCATCGTGGTGCTGTCCCTGATCATCCAGGGACCGGCGGCGGTGGCCCTGGCCCTGCTGCTCAACCAGAAGATGCGCGGACGCTCGATCATCCGCGTGCTGATCTTCGTGCCGTACGTCATCTCCGAGGTGATCGTCGGCACCGGCTGGTCGCTGATGCTGCAGACCGTCGGCGCGGTGAACGACGTGCTGATGAAGATCGGCCTGATCCACCACCCGATCGACTGGCTGTCCAACCCCAAGCTGGCGATCTGGTCGCTGATGCTGGTCATCAGCTGGAAGTACATCGGCTTCGCCGTGATCCTCTTCCTCGCCGGCCTGCAGTCGATCCCCGAGGAGCTGTTCGAGGCCGCCTCGATCGACGGCGCCAGCTACTGGCAGACGCAGCGGCGCATCACGTTGCCGCTGCTGGGCCCGACCATCCGCATCTGGGCGTTCCTGTCGATCATCGGCTCGATGCAGCTGT from Cellulomonas sp. NTE-D12 encodes:
- a CDS encoding sugar ABC transporter permease, whose product is MSDSLGENSPTLTTSPEGPSAVGGGARTAPSPARRPRRGSGPDWRKRLEITILAGPAILVFLTFVIFPVLMAAYYGFYKWKGFGRPTNFVGLHNYVVIFQDPTFHQALMHNGFIVVLSLIIQGPAAVALALLLNQKMRGRSIIRVLIFVPYVISEVIVGTGWSLMLQTVGAVNDVLMKIGLIHHPIDWLSNPKLAIWSLMLVISWKYIGFAVILFLAGLQSIPEELFEAASIDGASYWQTQRRITLPLLGPTIRIWAFLSIIGSMQLFDLVYIIWGQYVSSTAGTSTMATYMVTNGRNAGNYGFGNAVAVVLFVISLIVALIYQRFVLRRDTEGALTEGKK